One Bacteroidota bacterium genomic window carries:
- a CDS encoding mechanosensitive ion channel family protein produces MENLDKYSEKGIELLLSYAPKLILALITLIVGLWIIKHFIKILGKTFKEKKLDESLSPFLLSLIGVVFRILLIISLASMIGIQMASFIAILAAAGLAIGLALSGT; encoded by the coding sequence ATGGAAAATCTTGACAAGTATAGTGAGAAAGGTATTGAGCTACTACTATCATATGCCCCTAAATTAATTTTAGCACTTATAACTCTAATTGTTGGTTTATGGATTATTAAACACTTTATTAAAATACTAGGGAAAACTTTCAAAGAAAAGAAACTGGACGAATCACTTAGTCCATTCTTATTATCCTTGATTGGTGTAGTATTTAGAATTTTACTCATTATCAGTTTAGCTTCAATGATCGGTATTCAGATGGCTTCATTTATTGCCATTCTTGCAGCAGCTGGCTTGGCAATTGGATTGGCCTTATCTGGAACTTT
- a CDS encoding T9SS type A sorting domain-containing protein: MRYLFSLLMFMSSLFISSSIFAQEIPNADMENWIKYGTYEDPQYWKTPNQATSPLFVFSVTKESTDVYAGSYAARLESMSILGGMAIVPGFMTIGDFDVNTSTMEYSIYGGVSFTNRPLRLKGYHKYIPQDGDQWLIAINTFKYDSVNDKLDTIGIGFFEGGATDSIWTPFEVFINYWSQDDPDSLNIIILSSSNETPPAGSLLLIDSMWFDYTPSSLAEDRNEVQFDVYPNPATNQVTIRLNHETEAFISLTNLWGQEVFKQIIKDKTTSIDLSHLPKGIYLVKSNTKDANYIKKLILR; this comes from the coding sequence ATGAGATATTTATTTAGTTTATTGATGTTCATGAGTTCTCTTTTTATATCCTCAAGCATATTTGCTCAGGAAATACCTAATGCTGACATGGAAAATTGGATTAAATATGGGACATATGAAGACCCTCAATATTGGAAAACTCCTAATCAAGCTACATCACCATTATTTGTATTTTCTGTGACTAAAGAAAGCACTGATGTGTATGCAGGAAGTTATGCTGCCAGATTAGAGAGTATGTCTATTTTAGGAGGAATGGCCATTGTACCTGGTTTTATGACCATAGGAGATTTTGATGTTAATACGTCTACCATGGAATATTCTATTTATGGAGGTGTATCTTTTACCAATCGCCCACTGCGTTTAAAAGGTTATCATAAATATATTCCACAAGATGGAGACCAATGGTTAATTGCGATTAATACGTTTAAGTATGATAGTGTTAACGATAAATTAGATACAATTGGAATTGGTTTTTTTGAAGGAGGAGCAACTGATAGTATTTGGACACCTTTTGAGGTATTTATCAATTATTGGTCACAAGATGATCCTGATAGCTTAAATATTATTATTCTTTCATCCAGTAATGAAACACCACCTGCAGGTTCCTTATTATTGATTGATAGCATGTGGTTTGATTATACACCCAGTAGTTTAGCTGAAGATCGGAATGAAGTTCAATTTGATGTATATCCAAATCCAGCAACAAATCAAGTGACCATACGTTTAAATCATGAAACAGAGGCATTTATTTCTTTGACGAATCTTTGGGGACAGGAAGTTTTCAAGCAAATAATTAAAGATAAAACCACTTCAATTGACCTTAGTCATTTGCCAAAGGGTATTTATCTTGTAAAATCAAATACGAAAGATGCTAATTACATCAAGAAGCTGATTTTGCGTTAA